A genomic stretch from Schistosoma haematobium chromosome 2, whole genome shotgun sequence includes:
- the MTHFD1_1 gene encoding C-1-tetrahydrofolate synthase, cytoplasmic (EggNog:ENOG410WHDU~COG:H): protein MSKGITLCGQQIAQVIGQKIRSDVAYLKSNFNISPKLVVIEVGNLPQSKLYITQKSKFAEKYGILLSHMRFPSHIPESVLLDYVYKLNSDSSVHGITLQLPFDSDSNINVTNSLNAVATLKDVEGLNAYNTAVLSRGDILCPHCENVKQQHVHIPCTAAACYAFVRHVNFPIIGSRCVIIGGGRLVGAPTADLLSRSCGATVIQCHIQSNNINEEIKRGDVVISAVGHPRLIKGEWIRPGALVIDCGYSVLNDPQNPNKSRCVGDVEFETAIENAKWITPVPGGVGPVSIAMLFRNTVNSAKWSVGLNNSICSCPNYCENDILSKELVDRKVST from the exons ATGTCTAAGGGAATAACATTGTGTGGCCAACAAATTGCCCAAG TTATTGGTCAAAAAATTAGATCGGATGTGGCTTATTTAAAATCAAACTTCAACATTTCTCCCAAATTGGTCGTTATTGAA GTTGGTAATCTACCTCAGTCAAAGTTGTACATAACGCAAAAATCCAAATTTGCAGAAAAGTATGGCATACTTTTGTCTCACATGCGATTTCCATCACATATACCTGAGTCAGTG CTTTTAGATTACGTTTATAAGTTGAATTCTGATTCATCAGTGCACGGTATCACTTTACAA TTACCGTTTGATTCCGATTCAAATATTAATGTTACTAATTCACTGAATGCTGTTGCTACTCTCAAGGATGTTGAAGG TCTAAATGCTTATAATACAGCTGTATTAAGTCGTGGGGATATACTATGTCCTCACTGTGAAAACGTAAAACAACAGCATGTTCATATACCTTGTACAGCAGCCGCATGTTATGCTTTTGTTCGTCATGTAAATTTTCCTATAATTGGTTCACGCTGTGTAATCATTGGTGGTGGTCGTCTTGTTGGAGCACCCACAGCGGACTTGTTGTCACGGTCGTGCGGTGCAACAGTTATACAATGTCATATACAGTCAAATAATATTAACGAAGAAATTAAGCGAGGTGATGTTGTCATCTCAGCAGTTGGACATCCAAGATTAATAAAGGGTGAATGGATTAGACCAGGAGCATTGGTAATTGATTGCGGCTATTCTGTTCTGAATG ATCCTCAAAATCCAAACAAATCACGATGTGTCGGTGATGTAGAATTTGAAACAGCTATAGAAAACGCAAAATGGATTACACCAGTTCCAGGTGGTGTTGGTCCAGTTTCAATCGCTATGTTATTTCGTAATACTGTGAATAGTGCTAAATGGTCTGTAGGGTTAAataattccatatgttcttgTCCAAATTATTGTGAAAACGATATCCTATCTAAAGAGCTTGTCGATAGAAAAGTGTCTACATAA
- the MTHFD1_1 gene encoding C-1-tetrahydrofolate synthase, cytoplasmic, variant 2 (EggNog:ENOG410WHDU~COG:H) encodes MIIKLLDYVYKLNSDSSVHGITLQLPFDSDSNINVTNSLNAVATLKDVEGLNAYNTAVLSRGDILCPHCENVKQQHVHIPCTAAACYAFVRHVNFPIIGSRCVIIGGGRLVGAPTADLLSRSCGATVIQCHIQSNNINEEIKRGDVVISAVGHPRLIKGEWIRPGALVIDCGYSVLNDPQNPNKSRCVGDVEFETAIENAKWITPVPGGVGPVSIAMLFRNTVNSAKWSVGLNNSICSCPNYCENDILSKELVDRKVST; translated from the exons ATGATAATAAAGCTTTTAGATTACGTTTATAAGTTGAATTCTGATTCATCAGTGCACGGTATCACTTTACAA TTACCGTTTGATTCCGATTCAAATATTAATGTTACTAATTCACTGAATGCTGTTGCTACTCTCAAGGATGTTGAAGG TCTAAATGCTTATAATACAGCTGTATTAAGTCGTGGGGATATACTATGTCCTCACTGTGAAAACGTAAAACAACAGCATGTTCATATACCTTGTACAGCAGCCGCATGTTATGCTTTTGTTCGTCATGTAAATTTTCCTATAATTGGTTCACGCTGTGTAATCATTGGTGGTGGTCGTCTTGTTGGAGCACCCACAGCGGACTTGTTGTCACGGTCGTGCGGTGCAACAGTTATACAATGTCATATACAGTCAAATAATATTAACGAAGAAATTAAGCGAGGTGATGTTGTCATCTCAGCAGTTGGACATCCAAGATTAATAAAGGGTGAATGGATTAGACCAGGAGCATTGGTAATTGATTGCGGCTATTCTGTTCTGAATG ATCCTCAAAATCCAAACAAATCACGATGTGTCGGTGATGTAGAATTTGAAACAGCTATAGAAAACGCAAAATGGATTACACCAGTTCCAGGTGGTGTTGGTCCAGTTTCAATCGCTATGTTATTTCGTAATACTGTGAATAGTGCTAAATGGTCTGTAGGGTTAAataattccatatgttcttgTCCAAATTATTGTGAAAACGATATCCTATCTAAAGAGCTTGTCGATAGAAAAGTGTCTACATAA